The window AGATGATCGCGTCGGCCGCGTCCAGGGCTGCCCAATCGGCGTCGGTGATGTTGCCATCGGCGTCAATGGCGATCACTTGCGCGTTGGCGCCTTGGGCCACAAATTGGGCCACACGTTGGGTATGGCCGTAGCCGGAATGGTAGACAACAATGGTTTTAGCCATGAGAAAACTCCTTCTATAAAAAGACAGTGGGAAAAAAATTCAAGCGGCCAGATCGAACACCAGGACTTCGGCGTCCTGGCCATCGCTCAAGGCCAACGAAGACTCGGCTTGCAGCATCGCCGCGTCGCCCGCCATCAGTGCTTGTCCATTGACCTGCAGCGCACCGCGCACCAAAAAAACATAGGCTTTGCGGGACGGGTTCAAGGGCAGGACGGCCTTTTCAGAACCATGGAACAGGCCTGAGTACATGCGGGCATCGGCGTGGATTTCAACCGTGTGCGCGGCCGCATGGGCGTCCGATGCAGGCGCAGCCACCAAAGCCAGTTGCCCACGCTTGGCGCTCTCGGGCACCGACTTTTGCTCGTAACTGGGGGGGATGCCCCTCACATTGGGTTCAATCCAAATTTGCAAAAAGTGGGTTGGCTCGCCTTGGGCATGGTTGAACTCGCTGTGTTGCACGCCTGTGCCTGCACTCATGCGCTGAACATCACCAGGTGGAATGCCCTTGACGTTGCCCATGCTGTCTTGGTGGGCCAAATTGCCCGACAGCACGTAGCTGATGATTTCCATGTCCCGGTGGCCATGCGTTCCAAAACCGGTACCGGGGTCGATGCGGTCTTCGTTGATGACGCGCAGGTTGCCAAAACCCATGTGGGCCGGGTCAAAGTAGTTGGCAAAAGAAAAGCTGTGATACGACTTGAGCCAGCCGTGGTCGGCGTAGCCACGTTCCTTGGATTTG is drawn from Limnohabitans sp. 63ED37-2 and contains these coding sequences:
- a CDS encoding pirin family protein, which translates into the protein MLTLRKSKERGYADHGWLKSYHSFSFANYFDPAHMGFGNLRVINEDRIDPGTGFGTHGHRDMEIISYVLSGNLAHQDSMGNVKGIPPGDVQRMSAGTGVQHSEFNHAQGEPTHFLQIWIEPNVRGIPPSYEQKSVPESAKRGQLALVAAPASDAHAAAHTVEIHADARMYSGLFHGSEKAVLPLNPSRKAYVFLVRGALQVNGQALMAGDAAMLQAESSLALSDGQDAEVLVFDLAA